A genome region from Novipirellula galeiformis includes the following:
- a CDS encoding dihydrodipicolinate synthase family protein: MQTRLISAICTPLSADGDLHVAGLSAHIEAQIAAGIDSLLVGGTMGLMQLQTDATYEQLIDHSINIVGGRTEMLVGVGDASYQRTLARIRIAERQAVDGLVVLTPYLMKFTEPELVQYFLRLADAANKPLFLYDLPSLTGTALTMELIEQVVAHPNVHGLKCSRDLEWTTQLWDRFRGRTRIVPAQALHVAEVVRMQIPDNLDGLFSVFPQISHALARAADGGQWEEAAQLQADLADFLEIALAKNLFAVVTCTLNALGVPGLMAPAPCSSLSSDEQAELLNNPTICRVIEKETQLSVAQAS; the protein is encoded by the coding sequence ATGCAAACACGACTGATCTCAGCTATCTGTACGCCGCTCTCTGCTGACGGCGATCTACATGTCGCAGGGCTCTCCGCTCACATCGAAGCCCAAATCGCCGCTGGCATTGATAGCTTGTTGGTCGGCGGCACGATGGGGCTGATGCAACTGCAAACCGACGCGACTTACGAGCAGTTAATTGACCACAGCATCAACATCGTCGGCGGACGAACCGAAATGTTGGTCGGAGTCGGCGACGCCAGCTACCAACGAACCTTAGCACGCATCCGAATCGCCGAACGCCAAGCGGTCGACGGGTTGGTGGTGTTGACCCCTTATTTGATGAAGTTCACCGAGCCAGAGCTGGTCCAATATTTCCTGCGATTGGCTGACGCGGCGAACAAGCCTCTCTTTCTGTACGACCTCCCGAGCCTGACCGGAACGGCCCTTACGATGGAATTGATCGAGCAGGTGGTCGCCCATCCCAACGTGCACGGCCTGAAATGCTCTCGCGATCTCGAATGGACGACTCAATTGTGGGATCGCTTCCGTGGTCGAACACGGATCGTGCCGGCGCAAGCGCTTCATGTGGCGGAAGTCGTGCGGATGCAGATTCCCGACAATTTGGATGGACTGTTTTCGGTCTTCCCTCAAATTAGTCACGCTCTCGCGCGCGCCGCTGATGGTGGCCAATGGGAAGAAGCGGCGCAGCTGCAAGCCGACCTGGCCGACTTTCTCGAGATTGCGCTCGCGAAAAATCTGTTTGCCGTCGTCACCTGCACCTTGAACGCACTTGGCGTTCCCGGTTTGATGGCGCCAGCTCCTTGCTCTTCGCTTTCGAGCGACGAACAGGCGGAACTCCTTAACAATCCGACGATTTGTCGCGTCATTGAAAAGGAAACGCAACTCTCCGTCGCCCAAGCAAGCTAA
- a CDS encoding YebC/PmpR family DNA-binding transcriptional regulator codes for MAGHSKWANIQHRKGRVDAQRGKMWSKLSKAIIVAAKMGGGDPEANIRLRKAIEDAKAISMPKDNIQRAIKRGTGELEGSEVEELLYEGYGPGGVAVMCEVMTDNRNRTTPELRSMFGKFGGNLGNTGCVSYLFERKGLFVFDPETADEEKLTEIALENGGDDVEPLDDGKIQVTCNPDVHQTLADAFAEAELVPEISSISQIAQTMVEVEGSMAKSVLRLLEALDDHDDVQNVSTNLNITDEMFED; via the coding sequence ATGGCTGGGCACTCAAAATGGGCCAATATCCAACATCGTAAAGGCCGAGTTGACGCGCAACGCGGCAAGATGTGGAGCAAACTGAGCAAAGCGATCATCGTCGCTGCCAAAATGGGCGGCGGCGACCCCGAGGCGAACATCCGCTTGCGCAAAGCGATCGAGGATGCCAAGGCGATCAGCATGCCTAAGGACAATATCCAACGCGCAATCAAACGCGGGACCGGCGAGCTCGAAGGCAGTGAAGTCGAGGAGTTGCTCTACGAGGGATACGGCCCCGGTGGCGTCGCGGTGATGTGCGAAGTCATGACCGACAACCGCAATCGCACCACGCCCGAGCTGCGCAGTATGTTTGGCAAGTTTGGCGGTAACCTGGGGAATACCGGCTGCGTCTCATATTTGTTCGAGCGTAAGGGATTGTTCGTTTTTGATCCTGAGACGGCCGATGAAGAAAAGCTGACCGAGATCGCCTTGGAAAACGGCGGCGACGATGTCGAGCCGCTCGATGATGGCAAGATCCAAGTCACCTGTAACCCCGATGTCCATCAGACGTTGGCGGACGCGTTCGCCGAAGCCGAACTCGTCCCTGAGATTTCGTCGATCAGCCAGATTGCCCAGACGATGGTGGAGGTCGAGGGATCGATGGCCAAATCGGTGCTGCGGTTGCTTGAGGCGCTTGATGATCACGATGACGTGCAAAACGTCAGTACGAATCTGAACATCACCGATGAGATGTTTGAAGACTAG
- the rbfA gene encoding 30S ribosome-binding factor RbfA: MSRRLLKAAEAIREVVASTILTEVRDPRIKDVTVIGVQVSPDMREAKVSVSVMGNENQQQLAIRGLQNSAGFLQSKIANRIEARYTPKLTFTLDKGLQNALVVSELLNKIKQEKTGNELPTELESGEIAEPIENTEVSEDSRSPESDSQP, encoded by the coding sequence ATGTCTCGTCGTTTACTTAAAGCTGCCGAAGCGATCCGCGAAGTCGTCGCGTCGACCATCCTGACCGAAGTGCGTGACCCTCGCATCAAGGATGTGACCGTGATCGGGGTGCAAGTTTCGCCCGATATGCGTGAAGCGAAGGTCTCTGTCAGTGTGATGGGGAATGAAAACCAACAACAGTTGGCGATCCGTGGACTGCAAAACTCGGCTGGCTTTCTGCAGAGCAAGATCGCCAACCGAATCGAAGCACGCTACACGCCCAAGCTCACCTTTACGCTTGACAAGGGGCTACAAAATGCGCTGGTCGTGAGCGAATTGTTGAATAAGATCAAGCAAGAGAAGACGGGAAACGAGTTGCCCACCGAATTGGAATCGGGCGAGATCGCTGAGCCGATAGAGAACACCGAGGTATCGGAAGATTCGAGGTCACCCGAAAGTGATTCGCAACCATAG